A portion of the Ricinus communis isolate WT05 ecotype wild-type chromosome 10, ASM1957865v1, whole genome shotgun sequence genome contains these proteins:
- the LOC125371335 gene encoding zinc finger BED domain-containing protein RICESLEEPER 2-like: MIFNAPGKICLTTDNWKSQHTKLEYICITAHFIDDKWKLQKRILRFRALVPPYDIVHTDEIDLFLSQWNLKHKIFSITDNASYNDTMISILNGRLATKEFLVCNGEFFQIRCCAHILNLIVQSGLDSIVDIINKIGEIMKYIDKSQVRRKKFFDVAKKSFHLDVRRRFRFDCPMRWNSTYTMLDNALYYKNVFDYFGSRSHVLRSYEISKIEWKYISMVHKFLKVFYEVTIMFSAHNTPTSNLFFRGVWKIHSKLLEVANEPSHLLCNTAKTMQPKFDKYWANYNGILSCVALLDPRCKINFLKYCYGKIYGKDKMDEMVEKVVTTLHKLFDEYRQETSSSVGTSNEEPSSGGNFLSDMGDEQFEDYKEFLGETTTTHGKSQLDLYFEEPTHNLTEDLDVLEFWNKSSMRYPELSKMARDVLSIPVTSVASESAFSIGNKIITASRRLDSCGR; the protein is encoded by the exons ATGATTTTCAATGCTCCTGGTAAAATTTGTTTGACAACTGATAATTGGAAGAGTCAACATACAAAACTTGAGTATATTTGCATTACTGCTCATTTTATTGATGATAAGTGGAAACTACAAAAGAGAATTTTGAGATTTAGAGCATTAGTTCCACCTTATGACATTGTGCATACTGATGAGATTGACTTATTTTTATCTCAATGGAATTTGAAGCATAAAATATTCTCAATCACCGATAATGCTTCTTACAATGATACTATGATTTCTATCCTTAATGGTCGCCTCGCAACAAAAGAGTTTCTCGTATGTAATGGAGAGTTTTTTCAAATCCGTTGTTGTGCTCATATTTTAAACTTAATCGTACAATCAGGTTTGGATAGTATcgttgatattattaataagatcGGAGAAATTATGAAGTATATTGATAAATCACAGGTACGTAGAAAAAAGTTTTTTGATGTTGCAAAGAAAAGTTTTCACTTAGATGTTAGGAGAAGATTTAGGTTTGATTGTCCTATGAGATGGAATTCGACTTATACAATGCTTGATAATGCTCTTTACTACAAGAATGTGTTTGATTATTTTGGGAGTAGAAGTCATGTACTTAGATCTTATGAAATCTCAAAAATTGAATGGAAATATATTTCTATGgttcataaatttttgaagGTGTTTTATGAAGTGACAATTATGTTTTCGGCTCATAACACTCCtacttcaaatttattttttagaggAGTGTGGAAAATCCATTCAAAGTTATTAGAAGTTGCAAATGAGCCATCTCACCTTCTATGCAATACTGCTAAGACTATGCAACctaaatttgacaaatattGGGCTAATTACAATGGAATTTTGAGTTGTGTTGCACTTTTAGATCCTAGatgcaaaataaattttttgaagtATTGTTATGGGAAAATATATGGGAAAGACAAAATGGATGAGATGGTAGAGAAAGTTGTGACTACCCTTCATAAGTTGTTTGACGAGTATAGACAAGAAACTAGTTCTAGTGTTGGAACTTCAAATGAGGAACCATCAAGTGGTGGCAATTTTCTCAGTGACATGGGGGATGAGCAATTTGAAGATTACAAAGAGTTTTTGGGTGAAACAACTACCACACATGGTAAGTCACAATTAGATCTTTATTTTGAGGAACCAACTCATAATTTGACTGAAGATTTGGATGTTTTGGAGTTTTGGAATAAAAGTTCAATGAGATATCCCGAACTCTCAAAAATGGCACGCGATGTTTTATCAATTCCGGTTACAAGTGTTGCTTCAGAATCCGCTTTTAGCATTGGAAATAAAATCATTACCGCTTCTAGAA GATTGGATTCGTGCGGAAG GTGA